TTACTTAATTGAGTTTTGGGGGaaaacgacaacaacaacaacaaaagctcaAATGCTGCACTTTGTGCTGCCAGCTGCTTTCTCAGCTGTTGTGCTAATGAACACATTAGCTGAGTTGCATTCAACTCAGCTAATGAACACATTAGCTGAGTTGCATTCAACTCAGCTACGGAACGTTGCGTTCATTAGCTGAGTTGCATTCtgttgtgctggtttgtgcagcaaagattttcatttgtgcagctgtcattttaaagatattaagaaaaaagttctaggggtcatcagaggtcaaccagcccccccgACCTTCTTCAAATgagacgaaatgggtgtcaatcaactcggctacgtttgtgctggtttgtgcagcaaagatttttgtttgtgctgcttcggttttgaagatattaaggaAAAGGTAAaagtcaaaaggtcaaccagcccccccacttttattattgtgtctatttaatttgacaaatgtGTACAGGGCTTTTGGTGTTAGCTTTTCATCAAGTTGTTTACTGAGCTCTCTCCATGTCCCATCACTTGGAGTTGCAATGTTACCATTTCGTATGACTGTGTTTTTTGAAGCACAGAGGACTTCAGTTACAGCTTTTTGGGGAACCAATGACTTCTTTGGCATCTGTttagcaaaaatgaaaataaattaaaaaatcctGTTAGTTAattatgttgaaatatttcaaatatggcAGACAATCAATAGGTTATAGCTGTCATTCATAATCTTCAGAATACAGTATATAACTTCCGTATTTGTTCTAAatgccaaatatttttgcattacaGTATGTTACAGATTATCtatgaaaatcaaaataaggactcctctgtctgtcttctcccagtgcttCCACATGTACATGCATATactatatatccatccatccatccattttccaaCACCCTtatccctaatggggtcaggaggtgctggtgcctctctgGCTAACATTTCAGGCAAGAGGcagggtcacctggacaggtcgccagtccatcgcagataaacacacacattacagAAATCAACACATtatatctgtctgtctgtctgtctagaTATATTTTCCTAGGTATAACGTtagatcgggttcgttcctgccgtgtggtgtccaacaatgggcacaaaataatggctacaagtccagttaactaattttaaaaccaggcattaatcaatgctttactacaatctacctgcaatgcatgtggctagtgtcagcgtaaagtcctgactgaatgaaaatcattagaacctatttacgtcacattaacgaagaacagctgaaaagttaccaggtttatcaactgcagtagcaatttcgctccaactcctcctcttgtcatttctatattctttgcatgttgaataaacattaatgttgtttccacgtatcatctctaatgtccgctggacttcgggttgcgccgtgtcagctgtttgggattccccgacggaatttcccctcagaaaacacggaggagaatccgcgctttctgattggctgcctgtcacattcaacaggctgcgttaagatcccagtcggggaaaatccctgatttagatcggagcggcaacaacgatctaccgtaacacaccacacaatcttagaaagaccaacgttttaagattgttgtaaggggaaaaataggagcaaaaatcatgtagtgtgaactattgcatcaggaagttgatgtgcccattttctctatttaaatctaattattactgaagggcaacataatatacagacttcataatctgcactcttttggttgaatgcagtatttttttccactttggctttatgttgtttagttgttttttttccagtacattttttgttaatggagactgagaatctattttatttttgtttttggttgttttgtttattttgtttatcagttccagtgttaaatattcttttgaaaataaagtgcatctatctttggcaggaaatcacatgcattattacatcatttccattaaatcagcgtaaaaaggtcttcagacaatattatcgtttatcgcaataattttttgagacaattaatcgttgagcaaaatttgctatcgtgacaggcctaattaaAATCATCTTTTCATTCCCTAAAACCTGGGTCCGCTGTGTCCGCCTCATTCAACCGCATATCATGACACTATAGAATAACTTGGCACTATAGAAAAGTAATCTTGTGGTTTTTTACAGAAAGCATCTGGAAAAGAACCGTACAAAAACATAGGGGTAGAAGAATAATAGTTTGTGTTGCTTTACTGACACAAGAAGATAAGATTTCTTTCATCCATTGTTAGGTCAATATCAGGTAACAAGCTCGCGTCAACCAGTTGTTGCTGCTCAAGGTGATGATGTCATCCTCCAGTGCCTCGTGGAGCCTCCATTGGACATGGTGGACATGACTGTGGAGTGGTCAAGGCCTGACGCCAAACATCGGCCAAAGGGAATGGAGTACGTACATCTTTACCGAGACAACCGTGAGGTTCTGGACATGAAGAGCTCGTCGTACCACGGGAGGACGGCGTTGTTCGCAGGCGGCCTCAGACACGGCAACATATCCCTCATCATCACCAACGTCACGACTGCGGACGAAGGGACGTACAAATGCTTTGTCCCAAAGCTACATGGCAACACCAAATCCTCAATTGTTCACCTTATTGTTGGTGAGTTGAAGTCGTGAGATAACTCCTCATCCATCTTCGTCTGAGTCATCCGCAGCTTTTAGATGCAGTTCCTGATCTAACTTCCCTCACCAGCAGCGACTCAGCTCTGCGGAGGCCTGTCATTCATTTGATCCAAGTTTCATTAGGGATGCATCTAAACGTTGTAGGGTGGTGGCGCTCGAGGGCTGGACTTGGGAACCCCTGCTGAAATGCATagagaagggaaaaaacaaCGGTGAGAGTAGCACTCCGTGTTGTGCTGCTGATCACATGGTTAAACATGCGAACCTTTTAGTTGAATaaactgtggtctgtttgtcAAGTGATAGTCGAGGTATCCACCTGTTCTTCTGACATAGTTAAGTTGTCTGAATTGCTCCAAATGCCCAATGAAACTATTTACTACACCGATTATGAACAGTTTCATGGGAAATGCTTTATAACCcgtgtttaaattgtttttttttttcccctccctgtCCTTTCAGATCAAAACTCTAATCTCAAACCACCTAAAACCATTACTTCAGAGACACGACTCCACCCCGAAGCAAAGAGGCAGAGTGTTCTGAACGGTGAGCAAAAGCCATCGTTTTAAATTACCCttcagttttaattgttttcatccCCACTAGGGATGTAGCGGTAcatttaattcacttttttgaaaatggaaaattaaggGATTGGGTTGCAGTCTAAACTAAGTATTCCCATAAAGACGATTAAAGACAATTATCTTTCATCCGAAATGGAAAGACTGTCTAATCTACATCCTTCTGTGTTGATGTTGTTGTGGAGTGCTTCAGATGATTGCTTaatcttcttgttttcttttgcgGCACTTCTAATGCAAAGTGCACATGATGAGCCAAACcggtaaacaaaaacacattgctTCATGTGTTTTTGTAGCTTTAATCACTACAGAAAAGTAATCTTGTGGCTTTTTACAGAAAgaatctggaaataaaaaacgTCCAAAATTATAATGGTAtatttctgaaacagaaacattttcagaaaaacggtttctgtttttctgaatcAAAACAGAAACGGTTCTCTGTACATTTCCATAAGATGGATTGCTGTATTTCTGTTTCTACCACGTCAAAAAACCAAACTCGATGCACTGCTGCTTCAAAAACCACCTGGCTGATCTTTAAGCTTCCCCCATCCCCCATCCATTAATAACCAGTAACTGGTCTTTGTTTTAATAACCAGTAACTGGTTATTAATGGGAATCAATTAATAAAGGTACTAACAATCTTGGCTTCTTTGAAATCAGACTGCCTTTAAGTTTTTTGCCTTTTAAGTAATGCATTTCTTGTGTGACTGCATGTATCTTGAACTAACGTTGTTGCCTGTGTGGTTCAAGGTAAGCATGTGAACGTTCACACCCTTAATGCTTAAAATGTAGCTAGTCTAGCGGCTAATCCTAAGCTTTGTGTCTGGGCTGCTGTTTTTACCCAACTTTTCATGTTATCTCATTTATGTGTTGTTTACATTGTCTTCCAGTCGGAACAGAAAATGACGGATTATATTttccttgtctttgttttcttttttttcctgccaggcGGTGGGTCCTGTTCCAGAAGCTTTGCTCCACTTGTTGTTATCTGCATCTTGCTCATCTTCAACACTTGAGTTGCAGGATACTTACTCATAGTATGAGTTATGTGCCATACTCATACAATGTGCCAATGGCACATATTGTATGAATATGTGCCCTACTCATACAATGAGCTAAGCACATTCTGAATGTGCTTAGCTCATGGATTGCTAATGGAATATAATTTAAGCTTGTAATTTAAGGGAACATTTGTGATTGTATAAAACGCCGTTTAACTGTTAAGGCTTTAGGACATTGCtttagcaaagaaaaataaaacaatgttgtttATTGCAATACGGAGATAAAGCACTCTCCTTAGCAATCATGCAACAATCAAACATGAGACGTACTTGTGATTTGCACTCATATGCCCAAACTGATTTGAATTTCATAATGTctatttttaaagtctgtaGCAACAGTCACAGAAATGCCCTTTAGCCCACATGATGTggtcagattattttttttgctggaaTGCTCTTAGAGCCGTTGGAACTCCACATCTAAAACTAAATAgaacaattatttttccaagttttcagtttaaaaatgtgtccataaaaatgttgccattttctttaaggaattttgtttttattttctgccgttattttcttctgctgttgcACTTTGTCACACTTTCTCATTTCATAAGCTGAGGCACAAGACTGCATGACTACAGCGTGGTTGCATGACTTGGCCTTATTCTTAGTTTTTTTGACAATGTTTCTTCAGAACAAGTTGATTACGATGTCATGAGACATCGCAATCAAAAGTGGtacttttgtttcagtttggCCTGGAGGGACTTTTCCAGTCTTGTGCTGCTAGAAAGCTTTCCTTAATAAAACCCTGGGACTGACTTCAGCATGTTGTCCTCAGCAGGTTTTAAATAAAGGTACACATTTGTTCAAACCATATTTTCTTCccattgtttttctctgtgaagGTGAATAAGCATATTCGGGTTTCTCCCTATGTTTGTAaatagggaaaaaaacccaGCGGAGCACAAGCTAACACAAAGGCTCAAGAGACGGAGGCGACGTtgtttttcacaacaaaatgttttgtgggAATCATTGTTGAGTTTCAACTGTACgagaaaagttttaataagTTTCGGTGCTTGCCCATATGGGATCTAAAAATTCCAGGTGGTTGCCAAACAATTACCCCAAAAATACcgtagagcaggggtgtcaaactcaatttcacttcagcatattggccaccctcaaCGGGCCACATTGACagtataaatcaggaatgcccaagtgcagtcctccagactgcaacttttagatgcgtccctgctaaaacataccccacacaaaaagttgacttccctcattagcagcaactcagttctgtagaggcctatgaatgagtcaatgatccaggtgtgttagagaaagaacgcatctaaagttgcagagtggtgggtctggaaaactagacttgggcaaccctagcataaatgtatgaaaatacaatgttaaaaataaattaaacacctcatattattaaataactgattttatgtattcaagttttaaatattacatttgagtttacatggatgtaaaattactgttcagtttaaaaattagcatatttttaaactgagcagtttaaaaataaaactgctcagtatttttaaactgctcagctaaacttcgctctttagcttgttagcttgtcgatgtttcagttttattcgctgggaaatttaatctttgtctgctttaaagataagcagacaaagaataaaaacaagttttgatattaactctcaacttcattcacaaaacgttttccttatttattacacaacgaacatgtatttcacataaaattcattattgaaaacatctgttcgcTCAGATAGGTGCTTCCAAACGTGGACAAAACACGAGCTGCATGGAGTCGAAGCTGCGGCATCAAATCAGGGGGCAGGAGACGGTAAAAgtcctcgattgaaacatcacggaacttcgctctttagcttgtcgatgcttcagttttattcgctgggaaaatgaataatcagcttgaggtgactctgctgcactctagtggcgagaagccgtaatgttggctggtaagaatcggaaggcattatgggagatgtagtttgtagtcaattcgtgCTCAAAACTTATTTGAAGTCAATCAATGGGGCTGTAAAACGGTGGTGGggggagagggccacataaaatgacgtagcgggccacatgtggcccgcgggccttgagtttgacacatgtgccgCAGAGTAAACATGGTCATTTTCTTGAAGCAGTTAAAACTGTTGAAGAGTTATTAAAGCAAAAgtgaagcaaacatttttaaaagaacaaaagagatGAAATCATTTTTGTAAGGGTCAAGAATCTGAACAAAGAATCAATACAGACACGAGGACTTTCCCCTTGGCTTATCATGAAAATACTTACTTCTTAAATTAACAGCAAGGGGAAAGTTTTATAGACTTTGGCAATAAATGAATTCCTCAGGCAGGAAATACGAATTGgttaaaacctttatttaatcagttgTTTAAATGTAGTTGGTattgatatttaataaatttgtaGCATATTTACTCAGACCAGACATCCGTGCAGACATCCAGCAAACGCTATGCAGGCATCATGCGATGTGAAACGTATAGACTAAGAGACTAAACGCACTGCAGGGTGGATTCCTACAGCACTTCAATGCAGAActgaaacagtaaaaataaaagcaaaagtagGAATACAAGGATAAAACCTATGagttcacatttaaacaaaataaaggagTTGCGCACACAGTGATTACTGTCGGGAGAATGAAACCAACCATGCTCAAGATCTGCTTCTGTcagaaatagaaattaaaaatgaactgCTTCTATACCACAAAATGTAAGGAAAGGTTGTTCTGTCTACTATACAATAAACTCAGAATTGATACTTATATTTTCTCTTGATTCTTCATTTTATATTATCTTTTAGGTATCTGGAATGTAATTACAGATGATCGGAGGAAACTGATTTTAAGCTGAAATGGCCTGCCATACATGACTTAAGGGTCTCattaagataaatctttattgtcattgtcacaaggacaacgaaattcaaaaaGTGGTACAAAAATAGCACTTTTGATTACGATGTCTCGTGACATCGTAATCAACTTATTCTGAAGAAACATTGTCaaaaaaactaagaataaaGCCAAGTCATGCAACCACCCTGTAGTCATGCAGTCTTTTAATTCGCAAAACAGCTGATATTGATTCTGGCCACTGCTAGGTGACAGTCAAGACATATTGACATATTGACAAAATtccctttttttgcttttcaaaaaacATGCATCTTTGACTCTGTTCCCAAGAGTCTCTTGGAACCAGAGTTATTGCCCTCTGACTGAAACGATGATGGTTATTATGCAATAATCGTGTTGCAGTTTCCATTTTGCATCAGGAGGTGGCAgcaaataacttattttttttcaatcaaaaatgGCTGATCTCAGTTCAGATAGTATCTGAGGGACATTTCTGATTAGTGTCCCTGGaaccaatttaatttaaataaagtatttttaattatccttttttttcatttcctccagTTTTAGTAATATGGAGGAAGGGTTAGGGTAAAGAATATTATTATGATACTCAGTGATGGGGtagttactttgaaaatgtaactttaatcAGATCACTGATTACTcattgaaaaagtaacttagattactgactacttgatttggaaagtaactaagttacattaaaagtaactttttaagtTACTTTTAGCAGCTGCTAACAGCAACGCTCTGCctcctgtgaaaattacattgatctttgccaatacttaattgtaaGCTATTGTATAACAGttacatcaacaatgtgtctccacttataaggttgaactgaaggggagattttttaatggttacaacagtacaaaaaaaaaaaaaaaaaaaacccgagtAATTTGTGTGGTCCATTGTTTCAGAGTTCAGGTCTGGCACTTCTTTCCTggtgttttaatataaattgtCAATTCAACTgacattaaaaattataaatgtgtCAAATAATGTGTGTTTCAAAACTCTCTGAATTGTTGTTTGTGCTAAGCTAACATGGTTGTTGCAGCTGCAGGCAgcagctgtgttttcagtgaggaTGAGGATGTTGAGCTTGATGATGGATGTGTGAGATGTTCTGCTGCCGTTTCCACCACAGCcaatcagactggatggagCAGGTTCatgtgaagcagcagaatcCTGCAGACATACAAGTTTTCTTCCTGGATGGATCACCGGACATTCAGCCCTTTTCTGGAACTCTGACAGAAATGACTACTTAATAGCACCATCTGCTGGCCACTATCTGTAAGCACAAGTCACTGACAGAAGAAGTCTGGtgggaattttgttttttctcactgGGATGTTGCAAACCTCAGATGTTTTGCATCTTCAGCTGATTAACATATGAACACAAATGTAAAAGTATAACACTTCTGATTATTGCAGAGATATAACATTAATACACCTTTAGCATTGTAAAGCTGCAAAAATGTGATCATCATCACAACatataacaacaaaaatcaaatgttatGAGTCGAACTCTTGCAGAATAAACCAACAGAGTTATCCACAGCTTTTATTAACCTGAGAACAAACTGGAGCTTCTGTTGCTGCTGGACTCCAGTTTCCTGTAAAcagagaaagtattttttttacaaatcaaccTGATACTTCTGCTGGTGTAGTATGTCAGAAAATGTGTACTAGAAACATGTGCTGCTTAAAACTGTAGTTAATTCTGTGTTACTGACACCAGATCAGGGAATCTGAGCCAGTATCAAGTGATGCACaaacacatgaatcctgtgcaAATAATATctgtggatcacagaggaagcaAGTTGATACAAATGTTACTCTGGCAAGAGCTCATTTATTTTGacacacattttcaattcaagaaaaacaaacaaataaaaaaaaatacaattacaatacaattcaaattcaatcaACAACATCTGGAGtttccacaaagaaataaaataaaacaaaatgtacaaataaaataatgtaatagcAAAAAAATGAAAGTCTAATCCTAAATTAGCAAAaccaaactgaataaaacattcagtttacAACACACAATAAACACCAACGTTTGTCagatacaaatattttcttaaatactaATGTCTCTAGTTATAACTGTCACAGTTATCAAGGAGATTAAATTTGTcgcataaaaatacaaatttatgaggaaaaaaaaatactatacCGAACATTACCCAGATACCAACATGGCAATGGTGCCTATAACATTGACTAATGAAGTAATTTAAACAAATCCAAAATCACAaaggctccaacaacaacaatctACAGACGGAGATCAAAACCCAGTAAAAATTTGTCCAAATCACAAACATAAGTTACACGAAACACTTTAAAACTACTctcaatatatttatataacattttaaagaagctGTTTTTATGGCCTTATAAGAGTTGTCTTTTATCCTATCTGTGGATCAGAGGAAGCAAGTTGATACAAATGTTACTCTGGCAAGGGCTCCTTTATTCTGAGCCGCGCATGCGCAGAGCCAGGAAACTCGTTCTCCCTGTTAGACCCACAGCGGCATGAGAGCGCCCCCACTGGCAAGAAGATACATGCACACAACAAACACGTCTATAtacataagaagaaaaaatagaaaaaaacgaAGATAAAAGACAAGACCAATTCTGATTCAAAAATAAGGcgtgcattattattattattttttaaaacagtttctcaACCAGCTAcatctgctttaaaaatgtaaaataaacccaCCGGACTATAAAGACTTGAAATGAAAGATGATATTATTTATCCTAAACCAGAGTCCAAGACAGAAACTGGAGCCACATtatagtttaattaaaaaacagcatGTTATCATTGGCAGAATAAGAAAGttctgttacagaaaaacagacagatgaGATAAAATCATGAAATCACAACTAAACAACAGAAATCTTATTAGAACTGCTGAATGTGGCAGCAAATTTTCCtaattgaagaaaaaatgatCAGTAACAATCTAATCAATCAGGTGTTTATCTGACCTTCATGCTGAGCTGTAATTATCTGGTCTCACATTAACGTAAACAGAACCTACTTCTGGATCAGGAGGTCTCTCTGGTAAAAGTGAAACATGGATACATAGAAAACATACATTAGTGTTTCTCCTCATatgtttaaatagtttaatatcACTCTCTGAGTATTTGACAGCTGAGGATTGAACTGATTCACATGTAATCAGTCACCTTTAATAActtggttgttttatttcatatacGTTACCATTTCCAGTGGCTCCACGGTTATGGATTGTCTCATACACAGACGTGGTGCctacagtaaatataaaaaatgtcaaagaaaagcTTGTATCTGAAtgcaattatgtaaaataataagaTCTATTTTGTAGATGCATAGATATTATGTTTATCATTTCATTCCTGATGGAGATAATTGTCAGGTTGTTACaactttgaattgtttttattaatcaaactCATagtaataatataattatatgtTGTCATACTGAGCAGCAGAACCATAATATCTGTAGATTAATTAGGACATAAACATTAAGCTCagcaaacaaaatattcaggtgtttcactttgttgttttgtgtttgtcagaaGGAATGACTCTTAAAGTAGACACTTTgagatttttatacatttaataaaactgtgttattatgaagaaaaaagttacaaCAAAGTGATGTTATGTCCAAATTAATACTGATGTTTATTCTGTGACTAACCATGCAGCAGAAAGCTGTAATCACTTTCAGTCTGGTTCACTCCATGATTAGTGGTCGGCCTCTGGCtgctgctttcagactgaaatgacctaaaaatattaaagtggaTAAAATTTAACTATGAAACAAAGATCAAGAGTTTATGACTAAGATGAAAGAACAGATATTTCATTCTGACCTGATGCAGCTCAAATCTGGAGAAGATAAAAAAAGCCATTTAGATCATCGACAACAGAATTAAAATGATGAACCGAATTtcaaaagtcatattttaatacatGTGATTCAATAACACATTATTTCAGGTTAGAAGcaataaaatgagaagaaaatgttctgaCCTTTGGACCGTCTGCAGCGCCACAACAAGAGCAGGAGGACAATGAGAACGATTCCACTAACTGGTCCAACGATCAACATCACAGGAAATGAAGAGATGACAGGACTGGATACAGTTactggaaaaacaataaatcataaaacatttaatttagtcCTCATTTTattcaacaacaacagaaacattttattaatttgtttattaaagttacaaactgcagctttaacttgATATTGTTAAATTGTGATTCTATGTATTGaagtaataaaaaacatctgttcATCTCAGAGGACAGATCTATCCCACCTGGTGGGTTTAATAGGGTGCAGGTCATTTGTCTGACTTCTATTTGTATAATGCACAATATTGTAACTactattttattgtgtttatatGTCTATAATTATAAGACATTCCTCTGGTTATTATCTTTCATTAGAGCCTCAGTGATGACTGTATGTTGAATCACTGAGGAGTTTCAGTCATTTGAAGTTTATATATCAGACGTTGTCCAGTTGTTGTCCAGATGTGCCATTTCTCAAATGAAACTTCACATTAAATATCTGGAGAACATagaaaaacacccacacacatgaacatgtccatttttttttttgcacgattttgattaatttttaaatccaCAAACAGAATACTTAAttctacattttcattttattgtccaGTCCAAACATTCAACACTCAATGTTACATAGAAATAGACATGAAAAGTCTTGGCAAAGCAAAAACtttcttatttgtttgtgtCACAAACTTAATAGCTGCATATTAATTACAGTTGAAGGATTTttgactgcaaaaataaaagtatatataaatattttggcaTCTTAATATAGAGACCAAGCTTTTGCATTTACTC
The window above is part of the Xiphophorus couchianus chromosome 14, X_couchianus-1.0, whole genome shotgun sequence genome. Proteins encoded here:
- the LOC114157050 gene encoding CD276 antigen-like isoform X3 encodes the protein MLYLCFLLLGLIFTPTPLKGQYQVTSSRQPVVAAQGDDVILQCLVEPPLDMVDMTVEWSRPDAKHRPKGMEYVHLYRDNREVLDMKSSSYHGRTALFAGGLRHGNISLIITNVTTADEGTYKCFVPKLHGNTKSSIVHLIVDQNSNLKPPKTITSETRLHPEAKRQSVLNGGGSCSRSFAPLVVICILLIFNT
- the LOC114157050 gene encoding CD276 antigen-like isoform X2, with the protein product MLYLCFLLLGLIFTPTPLKGQYQVTSSRQPVVAAQGDDVILQCLVEPPLDMVDMTVEWSRPDAKHRPKGMEYVHLYRDNREVLDMKSSSYHGRTALFAGGLRHGNISLIITNVTTADEGTYKCFVPKLHGNTKSSIVHLIVDQNSNLKPPKTITSETRLHPEAKRQSVLNVHMMSQTGGGSCSRSFAPLVVICILLIFNT
- the LOC114157050 gene encoding CD276 antigen-like isoform X4, translating into MLYLCFLLLGLIFTPTPLKGQYQVTSSRQPVVAAQGDDVILQCLVEPPLDMVDMTVEWSRPDAKHRPKGMEYVHLYRDNREVLDMKSSSYHGRTALFAGGLRHGNISLIITNVTTADEGTYKCFVPKLHGNTKSSIVHLIVDQNSNLKPPKTITSETRLHPEAKRQSVLNVWPGGTFPVLCC
- the LOC114157050 gene encoding CD276 antigen-like isoform X1; translation: MLYLCFLLLGLIFTPTPLKGQYQVTSSRQPVVAAQGDDVILQCLVEPPLDMVDMTVEWSRPDAKHRPKGMEYVHLYRDNREVLDMKSSSYHGRTALFAGGLRHGNISLIITNVTTADEGTYKCFVPKLHGNTKSSIVHLIVDQNSNLKPPKTITSETRLHPEAKRQSVLNAAGSSCVFSEDEDVELDDGCVRCSAAVSTTANQTGWSRFM
- the LOC114157050 gene encoding CD276 antigen-like isoform X5, with protein sequence MVDMTVEWSRPDAKHRPKGMEYVHLYRDNREVLDMKSSSYHGRTALFAGGLRHGNISLIITNVTTADEGTYKCFVPKLHGNTKSSIVHLIVDQNSNLKPPKTITSETRLHPEAKRQSVLNAAGSSCVFSEDEDVELDDGCVRCSAAVSTTANQTGWSRFM